The proteins below are encoded in one region of Triticum aestivum cultivar Chinese Spring chromosome 1B, IWGSC CS RefSeq v2.1, whole genome shotgun sequence:
- the LOC123123846 gene encoding probable glutathione S-transferase GSTU6 codes for MAGGGSDEVKLLGMWASPFVLRVKLALSLKGVGYEYVEEDLKSKSELLLKSNPVLQKVPVLIHDGKPICESSVILQYIDEAFAGVGPSLLPEEPHGRAVARFWAAYIDGTLVKASSEASMAKTEEEKAEGKKQVAAAVETLEGALRDCSNGKPFFGGDTAGYVDVMLGGLLAWVNAADKMKGVKTFDPATTPLLAAWADNFGSLDAVEAVMPDESKLVEFAMAMHARAAAAAAGATN; via the exons ATGGCCGGAGGAGGAAGCGACGAAGTGAAGCTGCTGGGCATGTGGGCGAGCCCGTTCGTCCTTCGAGTCAAGCTCGCGCTCAGCCTCAAGGGCGTCGGCTACGAGTACGTCGAAGAGGACCTCAAGAGCAAGAGCGAGCTGCTCCTCAAGTCCAACCCCGTGCTccagaaggtgccggtgctgatccACGACGGCAAGCCCATCTGCGAGTCGTCGGTCATCCTGCAATACATCGACGAGGCTTTCGCCGGCGTCGGCCCCTCACTCCTCCCGGAGGAACCCCACGGCCGCGCCGTTGCTCGCTTCTGGGCCGCTTACATCGACGGCACG CTCGTGAAAGCGTCGTCCGAGGCGTCCATGGCCAAGacggaggaggagaaggccgaGGGGAAGAAGCAGGTGGCCGCCGCGGTGGAGACCTTGGAGGGGGCCCTCAGGGACTGCTCTAACGGGAAACCCTTCTTCGGGGGCGACACCGCGGGATACGTGGACGTGATGCTCGGCGGCCTCCTCGCATGGGTGAACGCGGCCGATAAGATGAAGGGCGTTAAGACCTTCGACCCCGCCACCACTCCGCTCTTGGCTGCGTGGGCGGACAACTTCGGATCGTTGGACGCGGTCGAGGCGGTCATGCCGGACGAGAGCAAGCTGGTGGAGTTTGCCATGGCGATGCATGCTCGCGCCGCAGCCGCGGCAGCCGGCGCTACAAACTAA